The region GTCTAGGCTTCCCTTTCCTCTGGGACTGGACAACAGACAGCCCGGACATTGAGCTGAATCGTTGTCAAGGACCCCCATGCAATAAGCTTCTGGTGCGTGCGCACGTGTCGAGTCTGTCACGGCCAGGATCAAAAGCCAGCCACGCGCCAGGCTTTCTAGAAGAACAAGAACGCGGTTCCAGAAGATGCCGCGTCTCCCGTCAGGCAGCAGGGCATCAACCCCTTGTTGGTGGCCATGTCCGACCTGCTCCGGGAGATATACAACGATGTCGTAATCCTCGGGGGCGGATGCAGGTACAAAGGCACGATGCTGGCCTCTCCAGCCTCGTCGAGTAGCGCACGTGCTGCCATCCGCCTCCCGCAGCTACAGCACTGGCGACTCTGCATCCTCGCGTGAATAATAGTGCGCGGCATGTCGGCACGTTTGCTACCGTCTTGCGTGCCTTGACGAAGAATAAGAGACGTGCTGccttcgccggcgccgaagcggcGACGATGTGAGGGCCTCGAACATGGCCACTTATGCATGGGGTGGTGTCAGGCCCGGACAAGTGTTGTCCAGCTAGGACAAATCACCGGCGCATCGACTACAATTAACCAACCCAATTACACCATGCGCATTATACTTGCACGTAGAGATATGGCTTGGAGTTGCCCTTTGTGGTGCACAGGCTGCGGCAGGGGCTGATACTGTGTTCGCCCCGTCAAAGGTAATTTGTTTCGAGGCGTCATGCAGCGGTGACTACATACGATGGCGCACTCGCTACCGTCTGAAGAAGCGATGCCTCTGGGTTCCGCTGACAATCTGCACATGGCTCATTCTCATATAGAGAAGACGATTATTGGAATGGCAAAACGAGACGAAGGACTAAGCGGAGTTTAAAGTCCCAATATAGAGCAAGACGCAATTCAGGGGCCGCGATGGTTTCACGCCGCCTAGACCACATCATTCGACCGAGAACGTCAGAGGCATCTGGCCCAGTGCGCTGTCAAAGCTTACCACTCGACCATCTGCTGCCCGTGTATAAGATCATGGCATCCCAGGCGTCGACAACGTCATCATTTCATGGTGCAGTCATCGACAATGCCCCCTTAACCCAGCGCCAGCGTAGCTGCCCACGCTGCCTTATATTATTCACCGCGATCCCTGCGAGACGGAAATCACACTCTCTCTATCTTATACGTATACATATAGGCCGCGCGTTTGGTTATGGATCAGACGGCTCGAGACATGGATGCCCCCAAGCCCCTGGGCGCCTCTGGACGCTCCGCGACTGCTGGTTCTGGGAGCACCCTCACCCCCGTCAAGACAACCCGCACGGCCGACTCGTCCGACGCCGATACCCTCGGGGAGAACAAGGACTATAATAACGATGGCGAAAAGCCTGGCTCGGCGTCCAGCGTCACTACCGTCGCGCTTTCCGAGGATGAGGTCCGCGCCGCTCTCCGCGCCCTCATCGAGGAGCACGAGATGGATCAAAACTTCTGCCACGATACCCTCAACCGAGCCAGGAAATACCTCGCGAAGCTTCCTCCACCAGGTAAGACCCCGGCCGAAGCAGGCGCGGACATCGAGTCCGGACAgtccatcctcgacgacttcaaggcccaggaggagctcgcccgcAACGACTCGGCGTACCCCGaggtccgcgccgtcgtcgacccaaCCGACGACCCCACGCTGCCCGTGGCGACGTTccgcgtcttcttcctcggcacCTTCTTCTGCCTCtttggcgcggcgctgcaccaGTTCTTCTCCCTGCGCATGCCCACCATCCACATCAGCACGCATGTCGTGCAGCTGCTCACCCTCCCCATGggcctcttcctcgcgcGGTTCCTGCCCAAGCGCGTCTGGACGCTCCGTCTCCCTCGCACGGCCAAGTCCTGGAGCTTCAGCTTGAACCCGGGCCCGTTCAACCAAAAGGAGCATctcctcatcgccatcatggccaacgtCTCGTTTGCCGGCCACCATAACGGCGCCTACGTCATCTCCATCATCCAGGTCCTGAAGCTTCCCATGTTCTATGGCGAAAAGGTCCTCTCCAACAGCGTTCCGTGGCAGGTCAtcaccgtcctcgccacGCAGCTTCTTGGCTACGGCTGCGCAGGCGTGGCCCGCCGGTTCCTCGTCTATCCCCCGGCCATGATCTGGCCCAGGGCGTTGGGTAACATTGCGTTGGCCAAGGCGCTTCATTCGGATAGGGGCCTCAAGTCGCTGCCGGCCGTCAATGGCTGGACCATGACACGGTATCGCTTCTTCGCCATCGCCTTCGGCGGCATGTTTCTCTGGTTCTGGATCCCCAATTACCTATTCCAAGCCATTTCACTCTTCAACTGGCCGACGTGGATCTCCCCCGGCAGCGTCacgctcgccctcgtcatggGCAGCACTtgcggcctcggcatcaaCCCGCTCTCTTCGCTGGACTGGAACGTCGCCACACACCACGCCGACCCCATCGTCACGCCACTCTTCGCGCTGTCAAACTACGCGACGGGCATGGCCATCTTTGGTTTCATCGTCGCCCCGATCATATACTTCAAGAACTTTTGGAACACGGGCTACCTCCCCATCAACAGCAACAAGCCTTTTGACAACACTGGCGGACGCTACAATATCAGCCGCATTGTCGGCCCGGATCTGACCATTAACGAGGCTGCTTACTACGACTACAGCGTGCCGTGGCTGTCTGCTACCAAGGTCATATACCTAGCCGTGTACTTTTGCCTGTATGCCTCGTTACCGGTGCACCTCGCGCTCTGGTTCCGCAGGGACATCGTCAGGGGGTTCCGGGGCTTCTTTAGCCGCAACAAGGACCGGCAGCACAAGTTCGACGACATTCACAACCGTCTCATGGAGGCGTACGAGGAATGCCCGCACTGGTGGTATCTCGCGACGCTGGGAATCTCCTTGATCTTTGCCATCCTCTCTGCCGTCTTGTGGCCGACGGACATGCCCGTGTGGggcatcttcctcgccgttACCTTCACCCTCGCTCTGCAGATCCCCCTGGGCATGctcctcgccatcaccaacaaggAGGTGTCCACGGCCATCCTGGCCATGGTCGTCGGCGGATACGTGCTCGAGGGCCGGACGGTGCCCAACATGATCTTCAAGATGTACACCTTCATGTCCACGTCCCAGTCGCTGCACTTCATCGGAGACTTGAAGATTGCTCATTATGCCAAGCTACCGCCGCGCTGGGTCTTTGCGGCGCAGATGTATGCCACCATCTTGGCCGCGTTCGTCTCACTCGGCGTGAACCACTGGCAGCTGCGCAACATCCCTAACATTTGTCGCGACAACCAAAAGGACCGTTTCTCGTGCCCCTCCACCCACTCATACTACCTCACCACGGTCCTCTGGGGCGTTgtcgggcctcgacggctcTTCGGAGCCGAGGGCCACTACAGGCCCATCACCTACTTCGTGCCcatcggcatcgccctccccgccatcACGTACTACTTTGCGAGGCGGTGGCCCACGTCCTTCTGGCGCCGCTTCAAcgcgcccgtcttcttcggcggtgcgctgggctgggccccGTACAACTGGACGTATATCCACGGCTCTATCATCCTGGGCGTCGTTTTCAACTTCTTCATCAAgaagcgcgccgagggctggTGGGGGCGGTACGCGTACGTCATGTCGGGCTCGTTCCAGGCGGcctgcggcgtcgcggcgctcgtcatgTATTTCTGCTTGCAGGCCTGgaacatcaacatcaactGGGTTGGCAACACTATTGGAAagcagggcgtcgatggaGGCGGCTGGAGAGACGCAGCGGGACACAAGGTCAAGTGCGCGAACCTCCACCTTGCCCCAGGCGCTCATTTCTCCAACGGCTTCGAGTATCATCATTGACAGTGAGTGGGCCACGGGGGCGGTTTCGACCTGCCCTGAGCCGGAATGGGAGTGAGCCGTTGACTTTGGATTTTCACTTTGGGCCTTGATCTTGTTGTAATTTTATACGTTCCGGCAGGCACGGGCATagaggagacgacgggtTCTGTCGAGACGGCACGGCGGTCTTTTCCCAAGATGTTCTAATGAGCGGGTAGAAACTCGATGGCTCTTGTTCATGTAGCGAAGACTTCCACAAGAGATGTATAACACTGGCATCAAGGCAACATACGAAGTTGACATGGCGCTGCCACTCAATAGGCAATGTGACTGGCCGCAGCTCATGATGTCTGTAGAGGGGCAGGTTCATGCTCCTCTGCTGTACATACGCGTCTGCGAGCGGAAGTGACGACAGCCCGCTGACGGCATGGACCACCCGGCCACGAGTACGTCAAGTGAGTGCGCTTATGACGAAGGCCGACGCGCGGACTCAGGCAAAAGGATATCGCAAATCCGATAGATCCGCCCTGGGCCGTCCACGGCCAGCATGAGGACAGGCCCGGTGAGCCTGGAACCGGAATACATGGACGAGATTCATCAGCGGTTTCCAGCATCTTTGTCATACCGAGAGAGGTTTCCAGCTTTTGGTGTCGCGATGGTCATGCCAGTGGCATCCACAGAGCGAGCGCTTCCCAGACTGACTGCGGATCATGCGTGGGCAAAGAAGCTGCTGACGGACAGTCCACTTCGCGCTGAGTGGCAAACGTTTCCACTTGCGTCTAGACTCGCCAGAGACAACTAATCCAAGGCACCAATGGCATCTGCTGTGTCTGCCTGGGACTCGTGACTTGGATGGCTTACATCCCGGCCATGATGGTCGAGGCTCGGAAGAGGATGGGGGTCCTTGTCCCGTGTTGTCAGTTGATACAGGCAGCAGAGTTGGGGTCATCTCCCCGAAGCGCGCGGTAGGCATCGTCGGGCTCTCTACAACACCCTGCGGCGGACCAAGTCCGCATGCACAAAGACATTAAAGTCGCCGTTTCGGTTGTGGCCGGTTACGTCCGACGTGAAAACGGGCAGGAAGCAAACAGACGCAAGAGCCAACAAATACCACCGTACCAGTCGCTAAGAAATTCAGAGAGTAGTTAATTGACGCATGACAAGAGTGTTTCAACCCGGCTGGCAGGATGTCGCGTGGAGAGGTGGAATGTGAAACCGTACTTGGTGTCTGGCAAGCGCGCGCGTCTGGGGAGGCCAAATCGGCGACCTTTGGTTACGAGAGAATAACTGATGGCGCCGTGAGACTGCGAAGCACAAGGGGGGGTTTCACTGGCGGCAAAAGCATGCCgagtctttttttttttacccCGTGGAAATCACCGCAGTGGCGAAAGGCCACCGAGGTGAGGAGCGCCATTGAGGTTGGTGAACGATGCGGGACGTGATGCAGGTTGTCAGGGTTCAAGGAGGCTCAAGTGGTGTTGAATCGGATGAACGGGGGGCGTCGCGCTGACCCGCTCGCAGAGGGGCCTCCAAACGGAGACGGGCTCGCGGGAGCCACATGGAAGGCTAGCCCTGGAGGCAGGTCCGCTGGCGGGAACCTACAAGGGGCGGACAGAGAGGGTTCTGATGGCGCTgacggcgctgacggcgccCGCTGGCGGGAGGGAACCCACGGGGGTAGGGGGGGTTGCCCACTGAGGGATCCCACAGAGAATGGCGGGGGCCTGCCGTCACTTGGGACGGATGGGAGGAACCACTGAGGGACGAAAGCTCTGAGTGACCTCATCAAGGCCGCGGTCCTTGGTGCAGTCTGCCCTGTGGCCCCCCGTCCTGGCTCCTTCCACCAATCCGCCGGAGCCACCGATCAACCTCGCCGGCTGTTCtccgtactccgtacaggTGTGTACCTTGTGCGCACAGCCTCACCGTCCCGCGCGGCAGGAACGGCAACCCACACGGTGCACTACGGGAGGCAGGAACGAAGGACGGCAGACGCCACGCCACACGCCACTCCACGgccagtcggcggcggtggcttgTCCCGGTGATTGCCTCAATTCTGCTTTGTCAAATGGCCCCCAATGCCTGCCGCGCAACTTGTCGCACGCAGCAACGAGACCGGCGAAAATCGCAACTTGGACCTCAATCGATGCCGAATCCCCTGCGCAGCAACTCCATGCTTGCGCAATCCAGAGGCCGCCGTCTGACGAGCGGCGGCTCCCATCTTTGGCCCCATGTCCTGGCTGTCCTCTGCGCTGCAACTTTGGGGGCGGCTCCTTCGGGCTCGTGGGGACGACCCCCTGGCTTACGctctcgctggcggcggcgacgtcgtcgtcctaGAATTGCGCAGGCCGTTACGTCCGTCCCAAGGAGGCAACCTACGGCTGAAAGGGGTTgcgcgtcatcgtcgtgtCGTCAGTCGTCTCAACTTCAAACGCAGGATCACAGAACGCAGCTAGTAGGACGTCGGGACCCCAAACTACGGCGAGTCCTgcgagctgctgcaacaGGATTCTAAGACAGCAATGAAGAGgtggcggccacgagccaACGGGACACATCCATAGTACTCGCAATTGCGCCGCCCATATTGTCGACACTCGAGACCCACGGCATCCCCACGACAGGCGACAGCCGACAAGCTCCATGTCCATCgtctctcgtcgccgtcactcCGCCACCCGGCGCGCCTGTCAAGCGCGCAAGCGCGACAGCCTCCTCGTTTGCCGTTTGTGTCTTGCAGGTACGCAAGCCGGTTCGCATCAGTGACGTGCGTCGCGTCTGGGGAACCTGTGGAGAGGAGGCAGTGAAACGCCGAATCCAGTGCGACGTGTGGCTAGGACTCGATAATCTCACCCTCGACCCCGGTCGCGTGGCGCAATCCCGTCTTTGTTCCCCTTGACTTGGCAAGCTTGGTCTGCAGTGGTGGCTTGTCCCCTCGCCAGGCAGCACAGCCCCCCCGCGGCTGAAGAGCGAAAGACTTGGGTCCGGCAGAAGTGGCCCTTGCAGTCCGTCGTCATGCTGGATGAAGCATCGGCACGGGACCACCCCAAGGGGCTAATGGCGCATCTAGCGGCGAGCAACTGACGGCCTTGCAGGTGCAGCAGGCGGGGATGGCCTGCTACTGCACGACTGCAGGCCCCGTCGAAACCCGTCGCTGTGGTTTGTTGCTGAGGACAAAGGAGGTTTGCGGTGAGTCAGTTGGCGTCGAACGGCGGGCCGCATGATTGCACACGGCGAGCAGGAACCGGAACGCGCGCattcgacgacgaagacgacggacTGTTTGGACAGCCGCCCGAGACCGTTCGCCTGGGACGCCGGCGGGTGGGCAGCGTCCATTCGATTCGAcaatgcggcggcggatgggATTGCGCAGGCTACGGAAATTGGCCAACACCATCCTCCCACTCAGCTGCTGCCGTAGCCTCGCTCCTCCCCCAGGGCTCGTGGCGCCGTCGGTTCTATTCACGGGAACGGGGGCTATTTCCATCCCAACGTGCGTATTAGTTGCGTTCGTCTCGactccttggccgccataCCCCAGGCCCGGTTGTGTCGCGCTTGTTTCGAAACGTTGCGAAGCCCCAGGCGACATTGGACGGGACACGACGTCTTGCCCACGAtgctcgagccgccgcgcagtTCCTCAACAAGACTCGACGACACCCTGTCTGATCTCCTCCCAACTCGTCGCGCCCGTTCGTCGCTCAGCCGCATCCCCATTGGGCTGCCCCAGTCCAGTCGAGGTCTGGCTGGCTCCACACGACCAGGGAGTCATCGGCGGATGGGTCCGCGAGGCAGCCCTGGCAGGCAGAACCGGGAGGACTAGGACGACCAGGGGCAGGGTCAGGGTCCGGGAGGGTGGGGGAGTGTCTGCGCCCGTGGGCTCTGCTCTGCAGGACGGGAGGGAGCACCACCACTTCGTCGTCCCACCGTCacttacacacacacacacacacagaccTACTTTCTTTATATCATGCCCTCACGCCGTCTCGTTTTCCAGGCAGCTACAAACACCACCCCATCTTTTTTCCACTTTTCGAAACAGACAACCTCGACGAGTCGATTCTTCGGGGACAAGAACTGAAAGCCGGCCATCATTCGCTTCGAGGGCTGCCCAAACGAACACGCCGTATATATACTGCCGCTCACCCGTGGCCCACCTCGCTGAGTCGCTgcgccccagcccagctgcagccaggccagcctACGTATAAAGAGAATTCCCGCCCCAGCTCCTCGGTCAAGCACTCTTCGCAACCGCAACCAACTTCCAACATCAAGCAACGCTGTCTCACGCGAGGGTAGACACAACCTTCTTGCCAACACAGTCTATCTGATCGGGTTGCCTGACACCAAAGAGTTCCGTCGGGGACAAACCTCCCGACTGACCGGCGCGACCACCGCGAGCACCTCTTCTGTTGAGGCGCAGGCTCAACTCCTCATACGTTTTCCTCGACACCGTCACCATGTGCACCACGAACATCTACACCTACGTCTACCCGGACGGACGTAGGGAGCAGGTCCGCCAGCCCACGCTCTGCCCTGTggcccgccacggccagccctGCGTCGACAACGTCGTCTTCAAGCACCCAGCCCAATACGCTCCCACTTCGTCGCTGCCAACGTACGGCAACTACTTCccacccacgccgccgctctttACCCCTCGATCCGGAACACCCAGCTACCGCTCCGGCGACGAGTCGGATCGATCATACcacagctcgtcgagcaACAGGCGGCGCTCTGGAGTCTACATCAACGGACAGCGCGTGGTCGAGCTCAACCGCCGTGACCGGGACCGCCACCTGCGTCGTGAGCGCATTGTTCTCGTGGATAACCCACCCACGCCTCGGACACCTCCCCAGGCATTCAACTTTCCCAGCACCGCCCCATCGTCCCCAAACTTCAATGCCTTTCTCCCTCACCTCGCCGATGCCTCACCGCGCGACTCGTACACGCGCcgccccgtcatcgtcgacgagcgcccgCGTGCAGAGCGCCCGTCGGTCCAGATCGAGGTGGTCGAGCcacggcctcctcgtcggtccAACACCCACATGCGTCACTcttcgacgagctcgcgcgaCAGCGGACGACCGGCATACACGAGcgcggaaga is a window of Purpureocillium takamizusanense chromosome 10, complete sequence DNA encoding:
- a CDS encoding uncharacterized protein (EggNog:ENOG503NUA6~COG:T~TransMembrane:15 (i159-177o189-207i237-260o280-303i346-364o376-397i418-441o495-516i555-575o581-604i663-682o735-753i760-777o783-798i810-830o)), whose translation is MDAPKPLGASGRSATAGSGSTLTPVKTTRTADSSDADTLGENKDYNNDGEKPGSASSVTTVALSEDEVRAALRALIEEHEMDQNFCHDTLNRARKYLAKLPPPGKTPAEAGADIESGQSILDDFKAQEELARNDSAYPEVRAVVDPTDDPTLPVATFRVFFLGTFFCLFGAALHQFFSLRMPTIHISTHVVQLLTLPMGLFLARFLPKRVWTLRLPRTAKSWSFSLNPGPFNQKEHLLIAIMANVSFAGHHNGAYVISIIQVLKLPMFYGEKVLSNSVPWQVITVLATQLLGYGCAGVARRFLVYPPAMIWPRALGNIALAKALHSDRGLKSLPAVNGWTMTRYRFFAIAFGGMFLWFWIPNYLFQAISLFNWPTWISPGSVTLALVMGSTCGLGINPLSSLDWNVATHHADPIVTPLFALSNYATGMAIFGFIVAPIIYFKNFWNTGYLPINSNKPFDNTGGRYNISRIVGPDLTINEAAYYDYSVPWLSATKVIYLAVYFCLYASLPVHLALWFRRDIVRGFRGFFSRNKDRQHKFDDIHNRLMEAYEECPHWWYLATLGISLIFAILSAVLWPTDMPVWGIFLAVTFTLALQIPLGMLLAITNKEVSTAILAMVVGGYVLEGRTVPNMIFKMYTFMSTSQSLHFIGDLKIAHYAKLPPRWVFAAQMYATILAAFVSLGVNHWQLRNIPNICRDNQKDRFSCPSTHSYYLTTVLWGVVGPRRLFGAEGHYRPITYFVPIGIALPAITYYFARRWPTSFWRRFNAPVFFGGALGWAPYNWTYIHGSIILGVVFNFFIKKRAEGWWGRYAYVMSGSFQAACGVAALVMYFCLQAWNININWVGNTIGKQGVDGGGWRDAAGHKVKCANLHLAPGAHFSNGFEYHH
- a CDS encoding uncharacterized protein (EggNog:ENOG503PENN) → MCTTNIYTYVYPDGRREQVRQPTLCPVARHGQPCVDNVVFKHPAQYAPTSSLPTYGNYFPPTPPLFTPRSGTPSYRSGDESDRSYHSSSSNRRRSGVYINGQRVVELNRRDRDRHLRRERIVLVDNPPTPRTPPQAFNFPSTAPSSPNFNAFLPHLADASPRDSYTRRPVIVDERPRAERPSVQIEVVEPRPPRRSNTHMRHSSTSSRDSGRPAYTSAEEEELRQRRREREAIRQERRLREAQAQELKEREREAREKTIRDLRMRQRIADANAEIANRPAVPMPPAPKRASTFVAAKAAKEAQEREADLINAVRRLDLEEKRREKRAEREEDEEQRERLRERMVPRRRATVGPGSRRHRVLYDDGIYRWE